One segment of Pyricularia oryzae 70-15 chromosome 3, whole genome shotgun sequence DNA contains the following:
- a CDS encoding pectate lyase encodes MHAAYLLLAAFTGVSAVTTTLPASAGTSSVPTAIPVKGSFDGGMKRFERNPAVCQGQTETGEKDAMFILENGATLSNVIIGKSQAEGVHCKGTCTLNNVWWADVCEDAATFKQGSGTSYVRGGGAFKASDKIFQFNGRGTIVIDNFYANDYGKLVRSCGNCKDNGGPRNVVIQNSVAVKGGVLCGINSNYGDTCKITSTCQNSSKYCDRYEGNSNGSEPKKLGSGPDGKSCVTTSVRSNC; translated from the exons ATGCACGCAGCCTACCTCCTGCTCGCCGCCTTCACGGGCGTCTCCGCCGTGACGACGACTCTCCCCGCATCGGCCGGCACCAGCTCCGTGCCGACGGCGATTCCCGTCAAGGGCAGCTTCGATGGCGGCATGAAGCGCTTCGAGCGCAACC CCGCCGTCTGCCAGGGCCAAACCGAGACCGGGGAGAAGGATGCCATGTTCATCCTCGAGAACGGCGCGACGCTGTCCAACGTCATCATCGGCAAGTCGCAGGCCGAGGGCGTGCACTGCAAGGGCACCTGCACGCTCAACAACGTCTGGTGGGCAGACGTGTGCGAGGACGCGGCGACCTTCAAGCAGGGCTCCGGGACGAGCTACGTCCGGGGCGGAGGTGCCTTTAAGGCCTCGGACAAGATCTTCCAGTTCAACGGGCGCGGCACCATCGTCATTGACAACTTTTACGCCAACGACTACGGCAAGCTGGTCAGGAGCTGTGGCAACTGCAAGGACAATGGCGGACCAAGGA ACGTCGTTATTCAAAACTCCGTGGCTGTAAAGGGTGGCGTGCTGTGCGGCATCAACTCAAACTATGGCGACACCTGCAAGATCACCAGCACTTGCCAGAACTCGAGCAAGTACTGCGACCGCT ACGAGGGCAACAGCAACGGCAGCGAGCCGAAGAAACTCGGAAGCGGTCCCGATGGCAAGTCGTGCGTTACTACCAGCGTCAGGAGTAACTGCTAG
- a CDS encoding alpha/beta hydrolase fold protein — MLATTRTKAAGGPTSASATPGHFQPRLPLVKRMLCWLQAAIFTGLMGALKTLKPVVDKIFPQSFHPTLIKNYKSRPGLPIRVFFPKGYDHKNPQGNPLPCLFSIHGGGFVVGIPDLNDDWNHHFCNTHSAIVIALNYRKAPRHPFPTPIHDVTALITTVLDDHKDLARHIDPNRVAVAGFSAGGSLTLAVAQQPQIRSRIQAIVPVYPACDFATPTDVKVRLRRYKEGLKGFRARKSDFLVYMMACFNWSYIPVGHDLTDPLLSGEVLPASALPKRVFIIAAEMDLLAHGAWRLACRLAGKPVPGYDQEVGRPELQPPHRLNLDDEAYHWLQKTKDGREVRWLLAPDAVHAFDMEAKLLAPFDKVMKADCRAKRDEEIEIIGKWLWG; from the exons ATGTTGGCGACAACCAGAACCAAAGCCGCCGGTGGCCCAACGTCTGCAAGCGCGacacccgggcattttcaaCCTAGATTGCCGCTTGTAAAACGGATGCTTTGCTGGTTGCAGGCAGCGATTTTCACCGGCTTGATGGGCGCTTTGAAGACCTTGAAGCCGGTCGTTGACAAGATTTTCCCCCAGTCGTTCCACCCGACCTTGATAAAGAACTATAAATCACGGCCAGGGCTTCCGATTCG GGTCTTCTTCCCCAAGGGTTACGACCACAAAAATCCACAAGGAAACCCCCTGCCATGCCTCTTCTCCATACACGGTGGTGGGTTCGTCGTTGGAATCCCAGACCTCAACGATGATTGGAACCACCACTTCTGCAATACCCACTCGGCTATCGTGATCGCCCTCAACTACCGAAAAGCCCCCAGGCACCCCTTCCCCACCCCGATCCACGACGTCACAGCCCTCATCACCACGGTTCTGGACGACCACAAAGACCTGGCTCGCCACATCGACCCCAACcgcgtcgccgtcgccggctTCTCCGCCGGCGGCAGTCTCACCCTGGCCGTCGCGCAGCAACCCCAAATCCGATCCAGGATCCAGGCCATTGTGCCCGTATACCCAGCGTGCGACTTTGCAACACCGACGGACGTCAAGGTACGGCTGAGAAGATACAAAGAGGGGCTGAAAGGGTTCAGGGCCCGCAAGAGCGACTTCCTGGTATACATGATGGCCTGCTTCAACTGGAGCTACATCCCCGTCGGCCATGATCTGACAGACCCACTCCTCAGCGGAGAGGTCCTCCCCGCCTCGGCCCTGCCGAAACGTGTGTTTATAATCGCGGCCGAGATGGACCTGCTGGCGCACGGAGCATGGAGGTTGGCGTGCAGACTGGCCGGCAAGCCGGTACCCGGATATGATCAGGAGGTTGGCCGGCCCGAGCTACAGCCACCACACCGGCTCAACCTTGACGACGAGGCATACCACTGGCTACAGAAGACAAAAGACGGACGTGAGGTCAGGTGGTTGCTCGCGCCCGATGCGGTGCATGCTTTCGACATGGAGGCCAAGCTTTTGGCACCtttcgacaaggtcatgaaGGCGGATTGTAGGGCGAAGAGAGATGAAGAGATAGAGATAATTG